In Halobaculum limi, one DNA window encodes the following:
- a CDS encoding DUF5518 domain-containing protein, with product MSRSSLPSLPLSATWTYALVGGVVSMPLTVGAYWLSGMGSNFSVNLIVVGGLVAGVLAERHDGPDVNAVSAGLRAGIVGGLPGYVWFWSSIREIGTSFATAWSSPVAGAVLMAVAAGFVVAISALPGLIGGAIGGWLVERFTERPAGADPS from the coding sequence GTGTCCCGCAGTTCCCTCCCCTCCCTCCCACTCTCAGCGACGTGGACGTACGCGCTTGTCGGCGGTGTCGTCTCGATGCCCCTCACAGTCGGTGCCTACTGGCTGTCGGGAATGGGGTCGAACTTCTCGGTGAATCTGATCGTGGTCGGCGGTCTCGTCGCAGGCGTCCTCGCCGAGCGACACGACGGCCCCGACGTGAACGCTGTGAGCGCCGGTCTGCGTGCCGGAATCGTCGGCGGCCTGCCCGGATACGTCTGGTTTTGGTCGTCGATCCGTGAGATCGGAACGTCGTTCGCGACGGCGTGGTCGTCGCCGGTCGCGGGAGCCGTGTTGATGGCCGTCGCCGCCGGGTTCGTCGTCGCAATCTCCGCCCTGCCTGGCCTCATCGGCGGCGCTATCGGCGGGTGGCTGGTCGAGCGCTTCACCGAGCGTCCGGCGGGGGCCGACCCGTCGTGA
- a CDS encoding diacylglycerol/lipid kinase family protein, with translation MQIGSRRCLVNPNSGTSDHAAYVRRAMEARGFAVTETESRDHTVELAREAGENGVSTLAVCGGDGTINDVLRGLWTADALGDVTLAIIPGGTANLLAENLGIDSIDEGIECSDTGEVRALDVGVAEGSDADDTDPFLVSCIAGLPADASTGTSGDLKERFGTLAFLITGARETMAFDGLDVRVESPTQSWAGDATCVLVGNARKFVEEGGQANMEDGRFDVVVVERMPPKNLAFEAAVHRLLGEGTDGVTHFRAGELHVVSDGDHPITFSRDGEVAAHERLDFRTLQTALDVRVGDGYVPDPE, from the coding sequence ATGCAGATCGGCTCGCGTCGGTGTCTCGTCAATCCCAACAGCGGCACCAGCGACCACGCCGCGTACGTCCGCCGGGCGATGGAGGCACGCGGCTTCGCCGTCACGGAGACCGAGAGCCGCGATCACACCGTCGAGTTGGCACGCGAGGCCGGAGAGAACGGCGTCTCGACGCTCGCGGTGTGTGGCGGCGACGGGACTATCAACGACGTGCTTCGTGGCCTGTGGACGGCCGACGCCCTCGGCGACGTGACGCTCGCGATAATTCCGGGCGGCACCGCGAACCTCCTCGCCGAGAACCTCGGCATCGACTCCATCGACGAGGGTATCGAGTGTTCGGACACCGGCGAGGTGCGCGCACTCGACGTGGGCGTCGCCGAGGGCAGCGACGCCGACGACACCGACCCGTTCCTCGTCTCGTGTATCGCCGGCCTCCCGGCGGACGCGAGCACGGGCACCTCTGGCGACCTGAAAGAGCGGTTCGGGACGCTCGCGTTCCTCATCACCGGCGCTCGAGAGACGATGGCGTTCGACGGCCTCGACGTGCGCGTGGAGTCACCGACCCAGTCGTGGGCGGGCGACGCGACGTGCGTCCTCGTCGGCAACGCCCGCAAGTTCGTCGAGGAGGGCGGGCAGGCGAATATGGAAGACGGCCGTTTCGACGTGGTCGTCGTCGAGCGGATGCCCCCGAAGAACCTCGCGTTCGAGGCGGCGGTCCACCGACTGCTCGGTGAAGGAACCGACGGCGTCACCCACTTCCGGGCCGGCGAACTCCACGTCGTGAGCGACGGCGACCACCCGATCACGTTCAGCCGCGACGGCGAGGTGGCGGCCCACGAGCGCCTCGACTTCCGCACCCTCCAGACCGCTCTCGACGTGCGCGTGGGCGACGGCTACGTGCCGGACCCAGAGTAG
- the kynU gene encoding kynureninase: MNHTDAGDDAGGSDGAGYSLADARARDEADTLADYRAHFSVPDGERYMDGNSLGLASDTALATLERVVDEWKDLAIRGWEAADPDWFHYGEHLGDLLAPLVGADGDEVVVANSTTVNIHTLVGTFLDTLPGTPAGPDPSADPPAVLVNDLDFPTDHYAIRAQFRQRGLDPDEQLVAVESRDGRTIDEADIEAMLANRDDVGIVFMPSVLYRSGQLLDVGRITEAAHDNGALVGFDCAHSVGAVPHDLRDAGDSGVDFAVWCSYKYLNAGPGATAGLYVHERHHGATPALAGWWGNDKSTQFEMRHTYEPAASAGAWQIGTVPMLSSAPIEGATELVRDAGIDAVREKSLALTDYLIDLVDEYLGDDFSVGTPRDHGRRGGHVAVEHPEAYRVSEALRDRDVVVDFRPPNVVRICPAPMYTRFEDVWQVVETMRDIVETDAHLDYDARGGGVT; encoded by the coding sequence ATGAACCACACCGACGCCGGCGACGACGCCGGCGGTTCCGACGGCGCTGGCTACTCGTTGGCCGACGCCCGCGCCCGCGACGAGGCCGACACACTGGCCGACTACCGCGCCCACTTCTCGGTGCCCGACGGCGAGCGCTACATGGACGGCAACTCGCTGGGACTCGCCTCCGACACCGCGCTGGCGACGCTGGAACGCGTCGTCGACGAATGGAAGGACCTCGCCATCCGCGGGTGGGAGGCCGCCGACCCCGACTGGTTCCACTACGGCGAACACCTCGGTGACCTCCTCGCGCCGCTGGTCGGTGCCGACGGCGACGAAGTCGTCGTCGCCAACTCCACGACGGTCAACATCCACACCCTCGTCGGCACGTTCCTCGACACGCTCCCCGGCACGCCCGCCGGTCCAGACCCGAGCGCCGACCCGCCCGCAGTCCTCGTCAACGATCTGGACTTCCCGACCGACCACTACGCCATCCGCGCGCAGTTTCGCCAACGCGGCCTCGACCCCGACGAGCAGTTGGTCGCCGTCGAGTCGCGCGACGGCCGCACCATCGACGAAGCCGACATCGAGGCGATGCTGGCCAACCGCGACGACGTCGGCATCGTGTTTATGCCGTCGGTGCTGTACCGTTCGGGCCAGTTGCTCGACGTCGGCCGCATCACGGAGGCCGCGCACGATAACGGCGCACTCGTCGGCTTCGACTGCGCCCACTCCGTCGGCGCGGTGCCGCACGACCTTCGGGACGCCGGCGATTCGGGCGTGGACTTCGCGGTGTGGTGTTCCTACAAGTACCTGAACGCCGGGCCGGGAGCGACCGCTGGCCTGTACGTCCACGAGCGACACCACGGAGCGACGCCAGCGCTGGCGGGGTGGTGGGGCAACGACAAGTCGACCCAGTTCGAGATGCGCCACACGTACGAACCGGCAGCCTCGGCGGGCGCGTGGCAGATCGGAACCGTACCGATGCTCTCCTCTGCCCCTATCGAGGGCGCGACCGAACTCGTCCGCGACGCCGGCATCGACGCCGTGCGCGAGAAGTCGCTCGCGCTGACCGACTACCTCATCGACCTGGTCGACGAGTACCTCGGCGACGACTTCTCGGTGGGCACGCCACGCGACCACGGCCGTCGAGGCGGCCACGTCGCCGTCGAACACCCGGAGGCGTACCGCGTGAGCGAGGCACTTCGCGACCGGGACGTGGTGGTGGACTTCCGCCCGCCGAACGTCGTTCGGATCTGTCCTGCCCCGATGTACACCCGATTCGAGGACGTGTGGCAGGTGGTCGAGACGATGCGCGACATCGTCGAGACCGACGCGCATCTCGACTACGACGCCCGCGGCGGCGGCGTCACCTGA
- a CDS encoding MFS transporter: protein MTGTVPLLRARRRAVDVSLSLRSLVGADADVLADRDFRLLLLASLISPMGASVVSPIVESLAGPYGVSATEVALLLSAFTAPGIVCIPLSGVLADRYGRKPVLAGGLALFGLAGLGLALTTDFRVALALRLLQGVGYTGIGPILITATGDLFSGARESAAQGVRFTAVGASLTVFPFLSGVLVAFAWQFPFLLYAAALPVAVVVAVRFTEPADLGGDSDTDDDDASGGVRALLALARQPRVAATLLGRAAPGFLWFAFLTYNSIVVVRLLGGTPGAAGALVAVASVTSAVATTQVGRLTARFGRTLPTFASLVVGAVGLAGLALAPSVPAALAAGIPVGAGFSVALTLYRSAITGLASDDLRGGLVSLGESIGRVGSTGAPIAMGAVVTLLTAPLGYAGAVRAVSLVVAAGVVVVGGVLLVVGEQGAGTGAATDATAGDD, encoded by the coding sequence ATGACCGGAACCGTGCCCCTCTTGCGCGCCCGCCGCCGAGCGGTCGACGTGTCGCTCTCGCTCCGGAGTCTCGTCGGCGCCGACGCGGACGTCCTCGCCGACCGCGACTTCCGACTGCTCCTCCTCGCCTCGCTCATCTCGCCGATGGGCGCGTCGGTCGTCTCGCCGATCGTCGAGTCGCTAGCAGGACCGTACGGCGTCTCGGCGACGGAGGTGGCGCTGCTGCTGTCTGCGTTCACCGCGCCCGGCATCGTCTGTATCCCGCTGTCGGGCGTCCTCGCGGATCGGTACGGGCGCAAACCCGTCCTCGCGGGTGGCCTCGCGCTGTTTGGTCTCGCCGGGTTGGGCCTCGCACTGACGACCGACTTTCGGGTGGCGTTAGCCCTGCGACTCCTGCAGGGCGTCGGCTATACCGGTATCGGCCCCATTCTCATCACGGCGACTGGCGACCTGTTCTCGGGCGCTCGCGAGTCGGCCGCACAGGGCGTGCGATTCACCGCTGTCGGCGCATCGCTGACCGTGTTTCCGTTCCTCTCGGGGGTGCTCGTCGCGTTCGCGTGGCAGTTCCCGTTCCTCCTGTACGCCGCCGCGCTCCCGGTCGCCGTCGTCGTCGCGGTGCGGTTCACCGAACCTGCAGACCTCGGCGGCGACTCGGACACCGATGACGACGATGCCAGTGGGGGCGTCCGTGCGTTGTTGGCGCTGGCTCGCCAGCCACGCGTCGCCGCGACGTTGCTCGGGCGGGCCGCGCCGGGGTTCCTCTGGTTCGCGTTCCTCACGTACAACTCCATCGTGGTCGTGCGACTGCTCGGCGGAACGCCCGGCGCGGCGGGCGCACTCGTCGCCGTCGCCTCCGTCACGAGCGCCGTCGCGACGACGCAGGTGGGTCGCCTCACCGCCCGCTTCGGTCGGACGCTCCCCACTTTCGCCTCCTTGGTCGTCGGTGCGGTCGGCTTGGCGGGACTGGCGCTCGCGCCGTCAGTGCCGGCCGCACTCGCTGCCGGGATTCCGGTCGGCGCGGGCTTTTCGGTCGCGCTGACGCTGTACCGCTCGGCCATCACCGGCCTCGCGAGCGACGACCTCCGTGGGGGCCTCGTCAGCCTCGGTGAGTCCATTGGTCGCGTCGGATCGACGGGCGCACCCATCGCGATGGGTGCGGTCGTCACGCTCCTCACTGCGCCACTCGGCTACGCTGGGGCGGTTCGGGCCGTCTCGCTTGTCGTCGCCGCCGGCGTCGTCGTCGTCGGGGGCGTACTGTTGGTCGTCGGCGAACAGGGTGCGGGGACGGGCGCGGCGACGGACGCGACCGCCGGCGACGACTGA
- a CDS encoding lipopolysaccharide biosynthesis protein: MDSGEETGERDAADGVADAVGSDAGSVATSDTDAGTETSDRYTERGSVDARLADALERVAHGAVVSTPSILVQRGLTLAFTAILTNTFAAGPYGLFALARRLQRFLRRLALGFGSGLSQFLPTTETAAERDAIATFATTLLLGVSTLFGAALYLASPAIATLTGKGAPFPLYLQVFGAGLPLTVGMFTVARLLRATEEVTALNAFQRVAFPLAQLAVGAVGVLLLGDLAGVAIGLPLAMGVVAVGGLVWLIRSRGFRPRVRVPDGDAIRRRYVGYTTPLFLSGFATTTQRLGFYPLIAVFLSGTAGGVFAVGVLVGSLVRLPLMGVNQFIPPVAAALNDDGHREALSRLYHVTSRLVLVGVTGLSVPVIVYRESVMALFGPTFVRYAPLLPGFVLAQFLACAAGSVGILLRMTDHQRALLVTNTAITLFLAVTAIPLTIEFGLAGLVASYLLMLGVNNGLEVAVLYRVEGLQPFTRAHLKPLAAAVPFTLVALGARTILPQYPAAVAGTLLGLGAYVAVLLALGFDPAERRLLATLADRYRQAIRAVAVRGGGAE; encoded by the coding sequence ATGGACTCCGGCGAGGAGACTGGCGAGAGAGATGCTGCCGACGGTGTCGCTGACGCGGTCGGGAGCGACGCCGGTTCTGTCGCCACGTCCGACACCGACGCCGGAACCGAGACCAGCGACAGATACACCGAGCGCGGGTCCGTCGACGCTCGCCTCGCGGACGCCTTAGAGCGGGTCGCACACGGTGCGGTCGTCTCCACGCCGAGTATCCTCGTCCAGCGGGGTCTGACGCTCGCGTTCACCGCGATACTCACCAATACCTTCGCCGCCGGACCGTACGGGCTGTTCGCGCTTGCGCGACGCCTTCAGCGATTTCTCCGTCGTCTCGCGCTCGGCTTCGGAAGCGGCCTGAGCCAGTTCCTCCCGACGACGGAGACGGCCGCCGAACGCGACGCCATCGCGACGTTCGCGACGACGCTGTTGCTCGGCGTCTCGACGCTGTTCGGCGCGGCGTTGTATCTCGCTTCCCCCGCTATCGCGACGCTCACCGGGAAGGGTGCGCCGTTCCCGCTGTATCTTCAGGTGTTCGGCGCGGGCCTCCCGCTGACGGTCGGGATGTTCACTGTCGCCCGCCTGCTGCGAGCGACCGAGGAGGTGACAGCGCTCAACGCCTTCCAGCGGGTTGCGTTCCCCCTCGCACAGTTGGCCGTCGGCGCGGTCGGCGTTCTGTTGCTCGGTGACCTCGCTGGCGTCGCTATCGGCCTCCCACTCGCGATGGGCGTCGTCGCCGTCGGTGGCCTCGTGTGGCTGATTCGTTCGCGCGGCTTCCGCCCCCGCGTCCGTGTCCCCGACGGCGACGCGATTCGGCGGCGCTACGTCGGCTACACGACGCCGTTGTTCCTCAGCGGCTTCGCGACGACGACCCAGCGACTCGGCTTCTATCCGCTCATCGCGGTGTTTCTCTCGGGCACGGCTGGCGGCGTGTTCGCCGTCGGCGTCCTCGTCGGGAGCCTCGTCCGCCTGCCGCTGATGGGCGTGAACCAGTTCATCCCGCCGGTCGCGGCCGCCCTCAACGACGACGGCCACCGCGAGGCGCTCTCCCGGTTGTACCACGTCACGAGTCGCCTCGTCCTCGTCGGCGTCACCGGCCTGTCGGTGCCGGTCATCGTCTACCGGGAGTCGGTGATGGCGCTGTTCGGGCCGACGTTCGTCCGCTACGCGCCCCTGTTGCCGGGGTTCGTCCTCGCCCAGTTTCTCGCGTGTGCCGCCGGCAGCGTCGGCATCCTCCTGCGGATGACCGACCACCAGCGGGCGCTGTTGGTGACCAACACGGCCATCACGCTGTTTCTCGCCGTCACCGCCATCCCGCTGACCATCGAGTTCGGCCTCGCGGGCTTGGTCGCGAGTTACCTCCTGATGCTCGGCGTCAACAACGGCTTGGAGGTGGCGGTGCTGTACCGCGTCGAGGGATTACAGCCGTTCACCCGGGCGCATCTGAAGCCGCTGGCGGCCGCGGTGCCGTTCACGCTCGTCGCCCTCGGCGCACGGACGATACTCCCGCAGTACCCCGCCGCCGTCGCCGGCACACTCCTCGGTCTCGGCGCGTACGTCGCGGTGTTGCTCGCGCTCGGGTTCGACCCCGCAGAGCGTCGACTGCTCGCGACGCTGGCCGACCGCTATCGGCAGGCGATTCGCGCGGTCGCCGTTCGCGGCGGCGGGGCGGAGTGA
- a CDS encoding SDR family oxidoreductase — MPAGPAHADPPFDAPDLSGSTAFVTGTTRGIGKRIALTLAECGCNVVSTGKTAEPGGDLPGTIHKTAEQCEARGVDAHAIKLDVRDEEAVEAAVQEAIDEFGQIDIVINNASAIQLANVTDLPANRFDLLTDVNIRGTYLVSRAFIPHLREQDQGWILTNAPPVAVDRAPGKAAYAWSKLGMSFVTLSLAAELAGDDIGCNTFWPVTAVDTRATRYFGLGTEDDWRTPHVLADAVLSILDRDPAEYTGHSAYDEDLLRAAGASDADLSAYNLTEGDPAPTSAQMFDPEYERQ, encoded by the coding sequence ATGCCAGCCGGACCCGCCCACGCCGACCCGCCGTTCGACGCGCCCGACCTGTCGGGGTCGACGGCGTTCGTCACGGGGACGACCCGCGGCATCGGCAAGCGCATCGCGCTGACGCTCGCAGAGTGCGGCTGCAACGTCGTCTCGACGGGCAAGACCGCCGAACCCGGCGGCGACCTCCCCGGAACCATCCACAAGACGGCCGAACAGTGTGAGGCACGCGGCGTCGACGCCCACGCCATCAAACTCGACGTGCGCGACGAGGAGGCGGTGGAGGCCGCCGTGCAGGAGGCCATCGACGAGTTCGGCCAAATCGACATCGTGATCAACAATGCGTCGGCGATCCAACTCGCGAACGTCACGGATCTGCCCGCCAACCGCTTCGACCTGCTGACGGACGTGAACATCCGCGGCACGTACCTCGTCTCGCGGGCGTTCATCCCGCACCTCCGCGAGCAAGACCAGGGGTGGATCCTCACGAACGCACCGCCGGTCGCCGTCGACCGCGCGCCCGGAAAGGCCGCCTACGCGTGGTCGAAACTCGGGATGTCGTTCGTCACGCTCTCGCTTGCGGCGGAGTTGGCGGGCGACGACATCGGCTGTAACACCTTCTGGCCGGTCACTGCCGTCGACACGCGGGCGACCCGGTACTTCGGCCTCGGCACGGAGGACGACTGGCGGACGCCGCACGTCCTCGCGGACGCCGTCCTCTCCATCCTCGACCGAGACCCGGCGGAGTACACGGGCCACTCGGCGTACGACGAGGACCTCCTGCGGGCGGCAGGTGCGAGCGACGCCGACCTCTCGGCGTACAACCTCACCGAAGGCGACCCCGCGCCCACCTCCGCGCAGATGTTCGACCCCGAGTACGAGCGTCAGTAA
- a CDS encoding DICT sensory domain-containing protein produces the protein MTAGTRMLDSLLRELESETTRVTVYRRESDPPIDDIFPNRNVDITYKALPPAGPDPFVVVERNSEFVGVLGLSELEALVEPPIVRSQDDDGVSEAYRVFFDVLDDTVFTAMDRTTLLAVSREIEDRAYRVGTGTLRVSFQRFSAFQSQIAVYRSLAADTSLDIHIHGVADWDPPAIDGITYHDSDAGSLGRYWALTFDGGGDPMQASGLLAEERDDGYTGFWSDDAGIVANIERGLVEHV, from the coding sequence ATGACCGCCGGGACGCGGATGCTGGACTCGTTGCTCCGGGAACTCGAGTCGGAGACGACTCGCGTCACGGTGTACCGTCGCGAGAGCGACCCGCCTATCGACGACATCTTTCCAAACCGAAACGTCGACATCACCTACAAAGCCCTCCCACCGGCCGGACCGGACCCGTTCGTCGTGGTCGAACGGAACAGCGAGTTCGTCGGCGTCCTCGGACTCTCGGAGTTGGAGGCGCTGGTCGAACCGCCCATCGTCCGCTCGCAGGACGACGACGGCGTCTCGGAGGCGTATCGGGTGTTCTTCGACGTCCTCGACGACACGGTGTTCACCGCGATGGACCGCACGACGCTGTTGGCGGTGAGTCGCGAGATAGAAGACCGCGCGTACCGCGTCGGGACCGGCACGCTCCGCGTGAGTTTCCAGCGATTTTCAGCCTTCCAGTCACAGATCGCGGTGTACCGGTCTCTCGCGGCCGACACGTCGCTCGACATCCACATCCACGGCGTGGCCGACTGGGACCCGCCGGCTATCGACGGCATCACGTACCACGACTCCGACGCAGGCTCACTCGGCCGCTACTGGGCCCTGACGTTCGACGGCGGCGGCGACCCGATGCAGGCGTCCGGCCTCCTCGCGGAGGAACGCGACGACGGCTACACCGGCTTCTGGAGCGACGACGCCGGTATCGTCGCGAACATCGAACGCGGTCTCGTCGAACACGTCTGA
- a CDS encoding alpha/beta hydrolase: MTASDSAGDADCLYGLDPEVREVVADIESLGVPPWHALSVESARHIEDELFTDDTAGTDLPVGRTLDLAISGPDGDDLPLRVYRPEETPAPTLVFFHGGGWCLGTLDSADDLARRLCRRVGAVIVSVDYRLAPEHPFPAAIDDAIRALEWTRGYTAEFGGNGVVGVAGSSAGGNLAAAASLATPNDAAPAVQTLLYPITDRAFDTDSYESNADGPLLTREDMRHFWEQYLRSDVDAANPYAAPLRAGDLSVTAPGVVVTGECDPLRDDGAAYATRLADAGVGVDHLDYEGMCHGFLSFADDVDAADAAFDDLAEATSDRLAAATSNRKAKN; encoded by the coding sequence ATGACTGCGTCCGATTCAGCGGGTGACGCCGACTGCCTCTACGGTCTCGACCCGGAGGTTCGCGAGGTCGTCGCCGACATCGAGTCGCTCGGCGTCCCGCCGTGGCACGCGCTCTCGGTGGAGAGCGCCCGCCACATCGAAGACGAGTTGTTCACCGACGACACGGCCGGAACCGACCTTCCGGTCGGAAGAACCCTCGACCTCGCCATCTCCGGCCCGGACGGAGACGACCTGCCGCTCCGGGTGTATCGCCCCGAAGAGACGCCCGCGCCGACGCTCGTCTTCTTCCACGGTGGCGGCTGGTGTCTCGGCACGCTCGACTCGGCGGACGACCTCGCGCGGCGACTCTGTCGACGCGTGGGTGCGGTCATCGTCTCCGTCGATTACCGCCTCGCGCCCGAACACCCGTTCCCGGCCGCCATCGACGACGCCATTCGGGCGCTGGAGTGGACTCGCGGTTACACCGCCGAGTTCGGCGGCAACGGCGTCGTCGGCGTCGCTGGCTCCTCTGCCGGCGGGAATCTCGCGGCGGCGGCCTCGCTCGCGACACCGAACGACGCGGCTCCGGCGGTCCAGACGCTGTTGTATCCGATCACCGACCGCGCGTTCGACACCGACTCCTACGAGTCGAACGCCGACGGGCCGTTGCTGACCCGTGAGGATATGCGCCACTTCTGGGAGCAGTACCTTCGATCGGACGTCGACGCCGCCAACCCCTACGCCGCACCACTTCGCGCGGGCGACCTCTCGGTGACCGCACCGGGCGTCGTCGTCACCGGCGAGTGTGACCCGTTGCGCGACGACGGCGCGGCGTACGCCACTCGTCTCGCAGACGCGGGCGTGGGCGTCGACCACCTCGACTACGAAGGGATGTGTCACGGCTTCCTCTCGTTCGCGGACGATGTCGACGCGGCCGACGCCGCCTTCGACGACCTCGCGGAAGCGACGAGCGACCGACTCGCGGCGGCGACGAGCAACCGGAAAGCCAAGAACTGA
- a CDS encoding AIR synthase-related protein → MTDDRPPRRGKVDRDTFESVVRSSLGANREDVRLGPTHGVDFGVLDIGGRALVTATDPISMLPDLGYEEAGRFAVGFTLSDVAVSGVAPTHLCPSFTLPSDVSDEEFAAFWTGMTAECETLGVAIPTGHTARYPGASLPWVGAATVLGVGDHDDVIRPDGARPGDRLLVTNGPGVETAALFASLFPDALADAGLDESTVAESASLLPETSVVRDALAAARAGRAGDGGVTAMHDATEGGLRGALCEMAAAADVGFDVDSAAVPTNEAVLATCSALDIDPWTCTTSGTLLLAVAPAAVGRVVGALRDRGTPVGVAGTVTSEAGVTLDGAAVDPPAEDGSWGVYERLSARR, encoded by the coding sequence GTGACAGACGACCGGCCGCCGCGACGAGGCAAAGTCGACCGCGACACCTTCGAGTCGGTCGTCCGTTCGTCGCTCGGGGCCAACCGCGAGGACGTCCGTCTCGGGCCGACCCACGGCGTCGACTTCGGCGTCCTCGACATCGGTGGCCGTGCGCTCGTGACGGCGACCGACCCCATCTCGATGCTCCCCGACCTCGGGTACGAGGAGGCGGGCCGATTCGCGGTCGGGTTCACCCTGAGCGACGTGGCCGTCTCCGGAGTCGCGCCGACACACCTGTGCCCCTCGTTCACGCTCCCGAGCGACGTGAGCGACGAGGAGTTCGCCGCCTTCTGGACGGGGATGACCGCCGAGTGCGAGACGCTTGGGGTCGCGATTCCCACTGGGCACACCGCCCGCTACCCCGGCGCGTCGCTCCCCTGGGTCGGCGCGGCGACCGTCCTCGGCGTCGGCGACCACGACGACGTGATCCGACCGGATGGCGCTCGCCCCGGTGACCGCCTCCTCGTCACGAACGGCCCGGGCGTCGAGACGGCCGCGCTGTTCGCCTCGCTGTTCCCCGACGCACTCGCGGACGCTGGCCTCGACGAGTCCACCGTCGCCGAGTCGGCGAGTCTCCTCCCCGAGACGAGCGTCGTTCGCGACGCACTCGCCGCGGCCCGTGCGGGACGGGCGGGCGACGGCGGCGTGACCGCGATGCACGACGCGACGGAAGGAGGACTGCGGGGTGCGCTGTGTGAGATGGCCGCGGCCGCTGACGTCGGCTTCGACGTCGACTCCGCGGCGGTGCCGACGAACGAGGCGGTCCTCGCGACGTGTTCGGCGCTGGATATCGACCCGTGGACGTGTACCACCTCGGGGACGCTCCTGTTGGCAGTCGCTCCCGCCGCTGTCGGCCGGGTCGTCGGCGCGTTGCGTGACCGCGGCACGCCCGTCGGCGTCGCTGGCACCGTCACGTCGGAGGCCGGCGTGACACTCGACGGTGCGGCCGTCGACCCGCCCGCCGAAGACGGATCCTGGGGCGTCTACGAGCGACTGTCTGCGCGGCGCTGA
- a CDS encoding DUF7344 domain-containing protein, with product MRDTTEGHDHPPEQDAESDQAPGLADDDLYRALAATERRRVLYVLQESGEQTVGQLATLLAGWEASTSGRMRDSRDHDRIAIELVHVHLPMLADLGLLTFHQEADRVRPVEIGAAVADLLEQSIDAEQ from the coding sequence ATGAGAGACACCACCGAGGGACACGACCATCCGCCCGAACAGGACGCGGAGTCGGACCAAGCACCTGGGTTGGCGGACGACGACCTCTACCGTGCGCTCGCTGCGACCGAGCGGAGACGGGTGCTGTACGTGCTCCAAGAGTCCGGCGAACAGACGGTGGGGCAACTCGCGACGCTGTTGGCCGGGTGGGAGGCGTCGACGTCCGGGCGGATGCGCGATTCGCGCGACCACGACCGGATCGCAATCGAACTCGTCCACGTCCACCTCCCGATGCTCGCAGACCTCGGACTGCTCACGTTCCACCAGGAGGCTGACCGCGTTCGCCCGGTGGAGATAGGCGCGGCGGTGGCTGACCTCCTCGAACAGAGCATCGACGCCGAGCAATGA